Within Desulfobacter sp., the genomic segment TGTAATATTCCGGCCCCAAGGGCGTCAAGGAAAAAACCATGAATATGGCCCTATGGTTAACCGGGGGGCTGGATATGGGGAATGGCGTCCTGTTCCAGGCCGAGGAAGCCGGCGGCTGCCCGGTCCAGTTCAAAGGGATTTGTGCCTGCGATAAGGCGGGCGGCGGGCGGATCGCAGAGCGGGCCGCCCAGGTGGTATTGGCTTAAGCCCACACTGGCGTCCATTAGGGTGAGGTCCGGCAGAATGTACCGGTTCAGTTCGATAATGGATTGTTGAATGTGCTGGTGAAAGCGTGCTTTTTTCCAAAATCCGCCGCCGGAATAGTATTGGGGAGGTGCAAAGCCCATCATGTTTTTCAGGGTGCCGGTGATCTGGGCAAGGGAGTGGGCCTTGAGCACGGGCAGGGAAAAAATAAATGCGGTTTTTGCAATCTCAGGAAGGAAAAATTCCGGGAAAATTTTGTTCCCAGGGTACTGCAGCCGCTGTACCGGAGCGTGGTTGAGATCAAGAAGCTCGATGCCTGTTTCCCGGGCCAGGCGGTCATAACCCAGTGTGCTGTATATTTCGCCGGTTTCCAGCACTGCATCCCCGCATCCCTCTGCAATGACTATCCTGGCATGGGAGCAGCCCCGTATATACCGGATCACCGCCCGGCATAGGTCCGGGGAGGTGGTGACCGGAAAGGGGCTGGCGTTGACCAGGTTGGGCTTGAGCAGAATAAGGTCCTTTTCAGACAGCAGACCAGCTGCGCCGATTCTGTCAAGAATTAGCGGGACACTGTGTTCATAGGACTCAAAGGGAATGTCTGTGACTGAGACTGGCTTACCCACAGGAATGCTTTGGTTCACTTGAGTTTTATATGGATGTTGTGGGTTCGCATGACACGGTTCACCGCTTCATTCATCTCGCTGCGGCTGAGGTTGGAGATGAATTTATTTCCTTGGGTGGAAATATCGATCCCTTTGAGGTTTTTTTTGGTCAGCTTGAGCAATACGCCGAGCCCAAAAGATTTTTCGACTTCAAATGGTTGGTTTCCCTTGCTCATGGTTCCCTCCTTCTCCTCTGCAAAGGCCTTTTTAATATTATATCGGCTGTTATCCCTGAAAAAACAAGCAGGCTTTATCTGAACATAAGGCTTGTTTTTCAATTGTCATCGTAAGGTTTGGCTTATAAAAGCCCGGCATTTTTTAACATTTGCTGCTATTTGTCTGGCATTCCCCTTCCCTTTGTTTTTCCGACAGCCGCAGCGCCCTTCGGGTCAAGGCCTCCTTATGGCGGCGGACCTCTTCGGGGGTGGACGGCTCCAGGGGCGGCACCGGTGCCGGCCGGTGGTCCTTGCCGAGGGCCACAAAGGTAAGGTAGGCCGATGCCAGATGGGTCTTGGTGCCGGCCAGAAGGTCTTCGGCTTCCACCCGCACCCCGATTTCCATTGAGGTGCGGCCGGTCATGTTCACGCTGGCCTTGACCGTGATCAGGTTGCCGATGAACGCGGGCTTATGGAAATCCAGCCGGTCGATGGATGCGGTCACACAGATATTCCGGGTGTGGCGCACTGCGGCAACGCCAGCGGCATTGTCAATTTCCTTCATAATGACCCCGCCGTGTACAATACCGGCGGGGTTGGCATCTTCAGGGAGCATGACGCGGGAGATCAGTACACAGGAATCAGCAGCACATTTACGGTCGGGCATTGGGAGGCTCCTCTTAATAACGTTGGTATTCAGGCTATTGGGTTTGAAGATGAATGTAGCAAAAAATATACCACAATTATTTTGTATCTACAAGGAGAAACGTCAGTGCTTGATGCCCAGGATGTGCTGGTACCGGCCCAGGTCCCGGTAGGGAAGCTGGCGGGAGAGTTCCAGTTCAAGATCCACCACAGTGTCGGGCTGTCGGTTCTGGTCCCCGGGGGTGAGGATATAATCATGGAAAACCCGGATGCCGCTGTGGCACAGGATTTCAAAGGGATGCTGCCCAAGCCAGCGTAAAACCGCTTCTGGCTCTCTTGGCCATGTGGGGGTGAGGCTGCCCGGATATCCGGTGTAGGCCCTGGTGATGATTTTTTTATAATTGGTCCTGAGCAGGTTTTTGTAAATCATTCCCGTAAGGTTGTAAAAGCTTAAGGAAAGACAGCCTCCGGCGGGCAAAAGATCCATGAGGTGGTGGATAAACCCCTGGGGATCCGCCACCCAGCCCAGCACCCCGTGGCAGAGAACCAGGTCGAACGGGGGAGGGCT encodes:
- a CDS encoding DUF362 domain-containing protein, with translation MGKPVSVTDIPFESYEHSVPLILDRIGAAGLLSEKDLILLKPNLVNASPFPVTTSPDLCRAVIRYIRGCSHARIVIAEGCGDAVLETGEIYSTLGYDRLARETGIELLDLNHAPVQRLQYPGNKIFPEFFLPEIAKTAFIFSLPVLKAHSLAQITGTLKNMMGFAPPQYYSGGGFWKKARFHQHIQQSIIELNRYILPDLTLMDASVGLSQYHLGGPLCDPPAARLIAGTNPFELDRAAAGFLGLEQDAIPHIQPPG
- a CDS encoding acyl-CoA thioesterase — encoded protein: MPDRKCAADSCVLISRVMLPEDANPAGIVHGGVIMKEIDNAAGVAAVRHTRNICVTASIDRLDFHKPAFIGNLITVKASVNMTGRTSMEIGVRVEAEDLLAGTKTHLASAYLTFVALGKDHRPAPVPPLEPSTPEEVRRHKEALTRRALRLSEKQREGECQTNSSKC
- a CDS encoding methyltransferase domain-containing protein encodes the protein MKNDRNFDDLAPRFRRKVYGGLKGRIRLAVLEKDLGEFYPGAMARAADHPLNILDAGGGHGPFSLGLARLGHRVTLCDISRKMLDIAEKNFSAEGLGNRLTLCHGPVQELAAGSPPPFDLVLCHGVLGWVADPQGFIHHLMDLLPAGGCLSLSFYNLTGMIYKNLLRTNYKKIITRAYTGYPGSLTPTWPREPEAVLRWLGQHPFEILCHSGIRVFHDYILTPGDQNRQPDTVVDLELELSRQLPYRDLGRYQHILGIKH